The Ornithorhynchus anatinus isolate Pmale09 chromosome 16, mOrnAna1.pri.v4, whole genome shotgun sequence genome contains the following window.
tcactgaggctccgaGCAGCTAAGTGACcggcccccggtcacccggcggacaaggggcaggggcgggattcgaacccgcgacctcggcctcccaagcccgggctcttgccactgagccaggccgcttccccGGGGGGGCGGCGCCCgacccgtagtaagcgccgaacaaacacCGTTATTAGCAGCGGTGGGGATTGCCTCCGCCTGCGGCCCAACTGGacgttcccagcgctcagtccggcgctctgcacataggaagcgctccatcGATCCTGTCGAACGAATGATACGGCTCCGCGCCCGCCCCGCCTTGGCAacccggaggggggggggaagcgaAGGAGGCCGGCGGGGAGAGCGGGGGCCCCCCCGCAACCTGCCACTCGCGACCTCTTACGGCGCGCAAGACCCTGCGCGAAGcgccggggcggggcccgcgctGCCCGGTAACaaggccggcccccgcccggggcgGGGCGCCGATTGGacggagagggcggaggggggggcgCCGATTGGacggagagggcggaggggggggcgCCGATTGGacggagagggcggagggggggcgCCGATTGGacggagagggcggaggggggcgcCCATTGATTGGACGGGGCGCGCCGGCCGCTCGGCTCTCCCTCCTCCGGGGCTCGGGGTGGACCCGGCCGGTGATTGGACGGGGcgcgggggctgcggggcggcGATTGGGCGgtgaggggcggccgggggcggggtccGTGACGTCACGGGGGTTCCCGCCGGCGGCCAATCGcggcctccgggccccgccccccccccgggggccgccccTATAAAgggcggagcggggggagggagccgggcggcGTCGAGCGCTGCGCTGGCGATGCCCGGGTCCCCGCTGGTCGCCGTCCGCCAGGACccgggggaggaggccggaggggagCCCGGCCGCGGGGAGCCCGGCGCCTCCCACCAGCGGGACAAGATGAAGCGGACCCTGTAAgtgccgcgccccccccccccccctccgcccaatcgatcgatggtattaagggagcgctgactccgtgcagagcgctccGCTAATTGATTTCCCCCGCCCCATCGATCAGGAGGgattgagcgctcgccgtgtgcggagcgctgtactgagcgctgggggagagtacCCCTTCGCTCGATTCCACCCccgcgctcgggacggtgcctggcacccaataagtgcttcacacagaTGAACGTTAGGagcaagcgctgagtacagcgctctgcacatagtaagcgctcaataggtactattgaatgaattatgagcGTTCCCGTCCGAGAGTGGGTACCGTTACCCGTAGAGGGGcccgaggagaggggagatccACCCCGACGGCATCGATCTCGAACGGCCTGCGGTGTCCGCCAGCTTTTCGACCCTCCTTGCGgcgcgcttactaggggccggacaccgtactaagcgccgggacagaGAGGAGTTTGGCGGCCGACCGAACTGGAGCCCGTACTGGGTGGTCGAGCGACGCCCGGGGCAGCGGGGAGCGTGCGGGGCGACAGACGGACCCGTCTCCCGTCGGCGTCgagagatgatcgggttggacgccatcTCCGCCCCGCGGAGACCTCGGGATTCATAGGAGGGAGAGTTAGTTGAGAAGCGGGCGTCGATTTATCCAGGTATCTTCCCACCCCTCGATTTAGCGGCACCCGTCTGGGAATGCtagggcccctcctcctcctcctcccagatccGCGCCTTCGTCTTTCCCGCCGTTCTCGCCActgcccggccctccctccccgggtGGCGTTGGGCGGATAGGAAGACGGGCCGGCGTGACGCGTGTCCGAGCCTCGCCGCCCCAAACCCTCACTCGGGCTCGGGCCTCCGGGCCTCCGGATCAAAGATCGCATGACGACCTGCTTTTTCGGTGGGAAACTCGCACCGTGGCACCGGCCGTTAGAGTCGTGCTCCGGATTCTGTCGATCGGCAAGATGCGCCAGGCCGCGGCGGCGCCAACGCCGTCCCGTTTACGCTTCTGTTTTTATCCTAGAATGAAAGATTGGAAGACCCGCTTGAGTTACCTCTTACGGAACTCCTCCTCGGCCGGGAAGCCAAAAGCCAAAGGCGAACGGCAAGCCTACGTTCGGTAAACTTAAATTTTGGACGGTCGGTTTTTTTGGTCTTCagttcctcccccccccgcccagccttttGGCTCAGAGACTAATGGGGTTTCTTGCCATGTGCCTTGTAGCCCTTCCCCTGAAGAAGCCCGGCTGTGGGCGGAAGCATTCGACGAGCTCCTCGCCAGTAAATGTGAGTTTTCTGTGATTCAGAATCGCCTCGGTGGCTCCTCTGAGGCATCTTAATTGCTCTAATTGAGCTATCTTCTTCTGGAATAAGGATCGGAATTGGAAACTGTCTTGAAAGAAAACACTTATATGTCCCAGTGTTTTAGCAGACGCCGACTGGCTCTCAGAGGTAGCACTGTGCAGTTCGGATACTTTCCTCTGCGCCTTATCCGAACAGGGAGAaatttctttcccccccccctccttttccaAGTGGTTCTTATTGCTTTGGCTCGGAAACCGTcgtatggggctgggggggggggggggcagcctgaAGACTCACCTTGACGTTTGTTTTTAGTTAAGGTTCCGGTCAGTTTTTCCACCGcgagcttgctttgggcagggtcGGTGGTAACCCTGTAAATATTTTTGCTTCAGATGGATAGGTAAGGTAACTCTGTGGATGGAAGTATATAAAAATGGCAGTGGGCCGACCGAGAGCATTAATTCCCTTGCCTGGAAAGCCAAACCTCTTCCCGGGTCTGAGGGGAAACCTGGCTCGTGGCTGCAATCCATCTACCCGAACACGCAGCACGGTGCTTGGCGTCCAGTCGGCGCTTTAATAAACGCCAGCGGCGGCGTCAGCCGAGCCGATGGCGCGAAACGGAGGAATCGGTAGCGAGGGGTGGAGGTGTCCGACTAGACGAAGCTAAGGGatgtccatctcctctcccttccagatGGTCTGGCTGCGTTCAGGGCTTTTCTGAAATCTGAATTCTGTGAAGAGAATATCGAGTTCTGGCTGGCCTGTGAAGACTTCAAGAACACCAAGTCCCCACAGAAGATGACATCAAAGGCCAAGAAAATCTACACCGACTTCATAGAGAAGGAAGCGCCGAAGGAGGTGCGTTTCCCAAAGCCGGCAAACTTGGTTCTCACGCCCACTTAACGGGGAAGGCGTGCCGCCTTTAACCCTAGGCAGCCTGCCCTTGCGAAACAGTcacgtgtaaaaaaaaaaaatcgaccgTGTCCGTTGAGAGCTTGCCGTATgcggagcgccgtcctgagcgctcgggagagtagaatacagcacggtcggatccgttccctgcccgtaaggagcttgcGGTCGAGAGCAGATAAATCCGCGACTTTTTAGACAGCCGGCGTCGTAGACTCTTATCCGGTCGCGACGGTAGCCGGGTCGGCCTCCTTACCCGTCTCGAAGTGCCGAGCGTAACgggcccctctctctcttctctgattTCAGATAAACATAGACTTTCAAACGA
Protein-coding sequences here:
- the RGS2 gene encoding regulator of G-protein signaling 2; this encodes MPGSPLVAVRQDPGEEAGGEPGRGEPGASHQRDKMKRTLMKDWKTRLSYLLRNSSSAGKPKAKGERQAYVRPSPEEARLWAEAFDELLASKYGLAAFRAFLKSEFCEENIEFWLACEDFKNTKSPQKMTSKAKKIYTDFIEKEAPKEINIDFQTKTLIAQSIEEASSGCFATAQKRVYSLMENNAYPRFLESEFYQDLCRTSPLSGEPRGT